The genome window GTTCGGCGCCGCCTCCGGGGTACGCACCAAGACCGACCGTGTGGATGCCAGACTGATCGCCGAGTATTGCGTGACTCACCATCCGGAGCCATGGCAGGCGCCCTCTGCGGCCATCAGGGAACTCAGGGCATTGGTGGCCAGGCGTCAGGCGCTGGACGCCATGTGCACACAGGAGAAAAATCGTCTACTGGTGGCCCGCGAAGCAGTACGCAAAGATATTGAGGGGCATCTTGAGTATCTGAAAAGCCATCATTGAGATTGAGGACTCTATCCGCAAAAAGATCGACAATGATCCCGACCTTAAGGAACAGCGTGAGATTCTCGACAGCATTCCCGGTCTGGGCGAGAAAACCATTCCTGTGCTGCTGTCGTACTACGGTGGGCCGCCTCGGTTCGAAAATGCCAGACAGGCTGCCGCCTTCGCCGGACTCGATCCGCGTCAACATGAGTCAGGAAGCAGCGTCCGTGGCAAACCTCGCCTGTCCAAGATGGGGCATACGCTTTTGCGTAAGGCGCTCTATATGCCTGCCATGGTCGCCATCACCAAGACCGCATGGGGACGTGCGTTCAGAGATCGCCTGGCCTCGGCAGGAAAGACGCCCATGGTCATTATTGGCGCCATGATGCGCAAACTGATCCATGTTGCCTTTGGCATCCTCAAGTCTGGTAAGCCGTTCGATCCGGCCCTCCATGGCGTTTAACTGGCGCCATGTTTCCATCTATAAGCCTTGAAGCCCAAGCACTACGGCTCAAAAATAGGATAAATCTTTGACTCAACCAACGGTATTATATTACATCATGGCACTTGACATGGATAACAGTATCTACGACTGGCTGTTTTCAAAAAATTGTCATGACATGACAAAATTTGTAAGTGCGGCAAATAGGCCGCCACCATATTTAGTGGTTGGATTTTTTGATGGCGCTATATATGGTTGGCTGATGCTGGCATACAAATTGCTCTATATAATGACAAGGCCTTGGAAAGGGGGTGGGGCAAAAATCAAGGAGGCCGGGGCCATGACCGATAAGACAGATGTAGGGTGCGCCGACGCATCGCAGACAGGCCCAGCCTTTGTAGGGGCGCACCGTTCGCGGTTAGCCGAAAAGACAAGGGACAGGATCTTTTAGAAAAATAAATAAAATAAAAAAGTAAGAAGGAGGAACAAAAGATGTTAATTAAAATGGCGGAAATGGCAAAGAGGCCTGTAAACGGTCAAAAGGGTTTCACACTGGTCGAATTGATGATCGTCATCGCAATCATTGGGATTCTGGCGGCCATTGCCTTGCCGCAGTATAACGCCTACAGAAGAAAGGCCCAGGCGTCAAAGCTTATAGACGCCGCAAGGGCGTGCGCCCAGGAATATGCAGCGGCCTGTCAGCAGGATACTGCTGCTGACCCCACGGCCCTTGTTTCATGCGCCACCCCCCCCACCCTTCCTTATTTAACTGATACAACTTTTACAAGTGGTGGTGGCACCTGCACCGCAATTAACTCCACACTTACAGGCAAAACACAGGATGGGACAACCTATACAGCCGCCTGCACCGGTGCATATAATACCAACATCACATGCACATTAACACCATAGACTAAGATAACCATCTGACATCAAGCCCAGTAGGGGCGCGGCATGCCGCGCCCCTACTGCCCGGTGGGGCGATTTTTAGATAAAGGAGGTAATCATGCCAGCCTGCCCGCATCACCATCACACCAAGGCGCACCAAGGCGGTTTCACCCTGATCGAACTGATGATCACCCTGGCCCTGATAGGCATACTTGCGGCAGTCATAATGTCTATCTACACGCCATTCGTGGCCTCCGGCTACAACGACCAGGCCAAGGGCGACATCATGTCGGTCGTTACCTCCCAGGAGCGCTGGTTTGCAGACAACAACACCTATGCACCCGACGTCGCCACCCTCCATTTCACCCCCCACGCCAACGTCACAATCCCCCCCTTCGCCGTAAACGGCACATCCTTCAATGCCTGCGCCAAGCACCTCTGGGGCGACAAGATCTACGGCTACGACTCGGACACAAGACAATACTACCAGCAGGACAGCGCAAGAAACGTGGCCCTGGCCGCCTGCCCGGCAGCCACTACAGGAGACGACTTTGGCGGCTGGCAGCCCATGAAATAAACAGCAGGGCGGCTTCATTATAAAATTGCCATTCCCAAACATAGCGATGCAGTGATGCAGGGTGCGCTGACGCAGGAAGCGCACCGTTCGCGGTTCAACCAATCCGATGCGCCTCGTTCCTCGGCACATCGCGAGGTCAGCCCATGGTCCGAGGTGGATCGCGAAATTCAGCCTTGACATATGGCGCCCTCATGGTATCTTTTTGCGTTGTTCGATTTTTGACGATAGCGAGGAAATATGTACGCGATAATAAAAACCGGCGGGAAACAATACAAAGTATCGACCGGCGAGACCTTGAGGGTGGAGAGGCTCGACAGAGAAGTGGGAAGTGAATTGGAGATAACTGACGTATTGATGGTCGTGAACGGCTCAGATATAAAGATTGGCAATCCCCTGGTCAAGGGCGCCACCGTCCTGGCCAACGTGACCGAACACGGTCTCGGCAAAAAGATCTTAATGATGAAAAAGAAAAGACGCAAGGGCTATCAGATCAAAAAGGGGCACAGGCAGCCCTATACCACCATTGAAATTAAAGATATAAGGGTCTAAGGAGGTCTCTAATGGCACATAAAAAGGCCGGCGGAAGTTCAAGAAACGGGCGTGACAGTGCAGGACAGCGTAGAGGCGTCAAGCGTTTCGGCGGTCAAATCGTACGCGCCGGCAACATCCTAGTGCGTCAGGTTGGCACAAAGATCCATCCTGGTCACAACGTGGGAATGGGCAATGACTATACACTCTTTGCAAAGATAGACGGTGAGGTGCGTTTCGAAACCGCCCAAAACAGAAAACGGGTAAGTGTCTACCCTGTCCGGTGAAAGATCCAACGAGTCCATCAAAGAGGCCCAACAAGTCCTCTCCATATCCATAGTAACATACGCTGCAGACCTTCATCTCCTTCAAAAAACAATAAAAAGCCTCTCCAGGGCTGTAAAATACGCCAAGAGACAAGGATTGCTCGATCATGCAGTCCTTGTCCTTGTGGACAACGGACCTGGCGGCGGGCTGGATGTCTTCTTGAGAGGCGGCCTCCACCGTATCTGGCCGTACAGCTTAAAATCAGTAAGGCCATTTAAAAACGTAGGATTCGGGGTCGGCCACAACATGGCGTTAAAGGAGATCGCCAGCAGCTCGACTGACTACCATCTTATCTTGAACCCTGACGTAATCATGGAAGAAAGCGCTTTATCGAACGCCCTGCTCTACATGACAAAACACCCTGAGACAGGCTGCCTTACGCCTTATGCCTCTTGGCCGGACGGAAGCCGCCAATATCTGTGCAAGGGATATCCATCGATCTTCACGCTGTTCCTAAGGGGTTTTGCGCCAAAGCCCTTTGCCGCGCCCTTTGCAAGGCGCCTGGCCGACTATGAACTCCGCGGCGTAACCGAACAAAGTGACATCGACACGATCAAAATTGCAAGCGGCTGCTTTATGCTCTGCCGCAGGCGCGCCCTTGACGAGATAGGCGGTTTCTCAAACAGATTTTTTCTTTATTTCGAGGACTTTGACCTCTCTCTCAGACTGTCCAGAAACTGGCGGATCGCCTATGTACCTTCCGTCAGGATCATCCATTTTGGTGGACGCTCGTCCCTCAAGGGACTGCGCTCAATAGTCATGTTTGTCAGGTCAGCCGCTACGTTTTTCAACATGCACGGCTGGAGGTGGTTCTAGCCGAACCGCATCATTTCACCAGATCGCCGTAACGGCTAAGTATACCGTCCATAACGATCTTGCCCGAATTAAACGCAGCCATTATCGATCCCTTTTCGACCATCAAATCCCCTGCCAGAAAGATCCTCTTGACATTCGTCTCTCCATATTGATCCACTCTCGGCCTTTCGCCGTCGAATTCAACACCGACTGACTCAAGGAATGCCCTCGGCGTCGTACCACCGAGACAATAAAACACCATGTCAAAGACCATGTCCCTCCCATCTTTGAAGCGGACACGCACCCCTTCGCCCGCCTGTTCGAGCCCTTCGATATCGCTGGCCATCATGAGATTCAATTTACCATTTGCGGCAAGGTCATGGATATTGCAGGCATTCACCTCGTTCAGGCGGAAGAATTCGGGCCGTCTATATGAAAGGCTTACATCATTGGCATCTGACAAAAAGCAGGCCGTCTCGGCAGCCGAATCGCCCCCTCCAACAACAAGTATCTTTTTGCCTGTCAACGGTGTCTTTGGGACAGCATAAAATATCTTGTCCTTGACCTCCTTGGGGATGGGATAACGCGGTTTTACCGGTTTGCCGAATATGCCTATGGCTATCACAAGGATCGGCGCCTTGACCTCAAGCCCGCCGCTTGTAGTCACATGGAAAAGGCCGTCTTTCTGAACGACGCCCCTGGCCTCGTTTTTATATCTTATGTCGAGCCTGTTTTCTTTTATAGCCTTGTCGATCCTCGCCAAAAACTCCTCCCGCGTTTCGGTATCAAAAGAGAGCTTTCCTATGGGCTCTACCTTTATCTTCCGAAATACCGGATCGACCCTTTTGCCTTCGTGATAAAGGGATACAATGGTGTCACATGCATGATCGGCCTTCTCAAGGACCATAACCGGGGATACGCCCGCCGCACCGGCCTCGACGGCCGTCGCTATACCGGCCGGTCCAGCCCCTATTACGATAATCTTGGCCTCTTCCATTCAACATTCCTCCTTGTATAGTAAAATCCTTGATAGATAACAGGTATTAGAGAAAAAATTCAATAGCCTTTCACGGAGCAAGATTATGACGACTCATGGATTTTGTCAAAAAGACAATCGCGAAGCCGATATCTCGAAGGGATGCCTGCATCCAATGGATTATTGTCCTTTCAGACAGGCATGTATAATATATTATCTATCCCGTGAAAAGATGAAAAAAGAGGATGAAACAAATCGCCATATAAATGGCAGCGGCGAATCGAACAGCGCATAAGTGCAGCATAGACATAAACATATCATGCAATACAAAACAATATATCGAGCTTGAACTCGTATCTTTATGAATAATATAAAAACCCTTTTAAAAAAGACTTGACAATTTGCTTTGTGCAAGTAATTTTCTCTTAAAATAAAAGAAAGGAGTATAATATCATGGCAGGAAAAAGAAGCAGGCCCTATACAGTAGATGATGTAGAGTTTGTATACGACAACTATGCAAAGATGACGGCAAGCGAAATAGCTGACAAGCTTGGCATAAGCAAATTTCAGGTCTCAAAGATAGTCGGCGAACTCAGAAAACACATGGAACTCCCTAAAAAGACCATCCAAAGACCAAATCCAATCTTTCAATTTCTGGAAAAACGCGGCGTATCACCAAAAACAAGCACAAAAGAATCAAAGGCCAGCAAATCCAAAAAATAACTGGTATCTCTTAAATTTCAGAGGGTTTTATGGAATTTGAAGCTGTCATAGGTCTTGAGGTGCATTGTCACCTCAAGACCTCAAGCAAGATATTTTGCGGGTGTTCCACTGCATTCGGTGCTGTCCCTAATACACATACATGCCCGATTTGCCTCGGTATGCCAGGGGTCCTGCCTGTCCTAAACAGGCAAGTGATAGAATTCGCGATAAAGATGGCTCTCGCCACCAATTGCAAGGTCGCTCCAAGGAGCCGCTTCGCCAGAAAGCACTATTTTTATCCGGATCTTCCGAAGAATTATCAGATATCTCAATATGAAGCGCCCTTGGCCGAGCATGGCTGGGTGTCTATAGACATAGACGGCAGGATCAAGCGTATAGGTATTACGCGCATACACATGGAAGAAGACGCGGGCAAGCTCATACACAACGAGACGCTCCCAATAAGTTATATAGACCTCAACCGTACAGGGGTCCCGCTTATAGAAATCGTCAGCGAACCCGATATAAGAAGCCCAGAAGAAGCGTCTGCTTATCTTAAAAAGATAAGACAGCTTGTGCGCTATCTCGGTATAAGCGACGGCAATATGGAAGAAGGAAGTCTACGTTGTGATGCAAACATCTCTATCCGACCTGTCGGCTCTAATGAAATGGGGGTCAAGACCGAGCTCAAAAACATGAATTCCTTCAGAAACGTCCAAAAGGCCCTCGACTACGAGATAAGACGCCAGAGTGCCCTTTTGCTTGACGGAAAGACGGTGGCCCAAGAGACCCGACTATGGGATGTATCAAAAGGCATTACTGTGTCGATGCGCAGCAAAGAAGAGGCGCATGACTACCGCTATTTCCCTGAACCAGACCTGCCGCCCTTAGAAATCAGCAAGGAATGGATAGAATATATTGCGGACGGGTTGCCGGAGCTGCCTGACAAAAAATGCACCAGATTCACCAGACAGTACGGGCTGCCTGCCTACGATGCCGAAGTCCTTACAGCCTCCAGGGCCACAGCCGATTATTTCGAAGAGTGTGTAAAACTCTTTCCTAACCCAAAGACCGTAAGCAACTGGATTATGGTAGAGCTTGTACGACTTCTAAAGGAAGATGAGCGCGAGATCGAGTCGTCGCCGATAGGCCCCGACGGCCTTGCAGGACTCCTAAGACTGATCGATTCAGGTGCCATAAGTGGCAAGATGGCGAAGGATGTCCTGGAGACTGCCTACAAAACAGGAAAAGACCCTGTCAAGATCGTCAAGGCCCAAGGGCTTTCCCAGGTCAGCGACGAATCTACGCTTAAGGCCGTGATCAAGAAGGTCTTGGATGAAAACCCAAAAGAGGTGGAAAAGTATAGGGCCGGCAAGACCAAGGTCCTGGCCTTTCTTGTGGGTCAGGTCATGAAAGAGACCAAGGGAAAGGCAAACCCCAAGAAGGTAAATGAACTCTTCCTGGAGGCCCTCCGTTGAGACATGGTTCCATCGACCCTATTGATCTCCTTAAAGAAGGTGGCTCATCCATCACGCCGCTCCGCTGGGAGTGCGGCGTCCTGTATCTCCTAGACCAGAGGCTGCTGCCGCATAATGAAAGGTGGCTTGCCATCACAGGCGCTTCCGGGGCTGCATCAGCCATAAAGGATATGGTGGTGCGCGGCGCACCTGCCATAGGCATAGCTGCAGCATTCGGCCTTGCGCTCGAGGCTAGAAGGCTCGAAACAAGGTCTCAAGCCGAATTTCTCAACTTCTGGCTGAAAGCAGCAAATATTATGTTAACAGCCAGGCCTACCGCGGTGAATCTTAAATGGGCAGTTAAAAGGCTTAAAGATCTAGTGCTCGCCGACCCTGCCGGCCATCCGTCCGGCATTGCCGAGGCCGTCGAGAGAGAGGCTATGGCCATCTGGGCCGAAGACATCGAGGCAAATCTTGCAATGGGCCGGTTCGGCGCAGCGCTACTGCCGGATAAGTGCTGCGTACTTACTCACTGTAATGCAGGCGCCCTTGCGACAGGCGGCTATGGCACGGCGCTTGGTGTCATAAGGGCGGCAACCAAGGCGGGAAAAGACATAAAGGTCATAGCCGACGAGACAAGGCCATGGCTCCAGGGTACACGCCTTACGGCCTGGGAACTTATAAGAGACGGGATATCCGTGACATTGATCGTAGACTCAGCCGCAGGTCTGCTTATGCATCGCGGTCTTATAGATGCGGTCATCGTCGGTGCCGACAGGATAGCTGCAAACGGGGACACGGCGAACAAAATAGGGACATACACCCTTTCCGAACTTGCAAGGGCGAACGGCGTGCCGTTTTATGTAGCCGCGCCATGTTCGACAATAGACCCCGAAACGCCGTCCGGTAATGCCATCCCCATTGAAGAAAGGGACGGTGGTGAGGTCTTGAACCTTGGCCAAAGATACATCGCAACTCAAGGCGCAGAGGCATGGAATCCTGTGTTCGACGTGACGCCGTCCAGCCTCATCTCAGCCATCATAACGGAACGCGGCGTACTCTTTCCACCATACGGTCCTGCCATCAAGGCATGTCTGTCAGATGATTTCAAAGACGCCCCCACAATCTGACCCTGACCTCAAGCAGCTGGATCACCAGGCCTTTATGGAACTTGCCCTTGCCCTTGCCGGAGAAAGCGCCGAACGCGGCGAGGTGCCGATAGGGGCTATCCTCGTAAACGGCCAGGGCGAGATACTGGCAAGGGCCAGGAATATGGTCATAGAACTCTGCGACCCCACGGCCCATGCAGAGATACTAGCCCTGAGGGGCGGGGCGGGAAAGACAGGCAATTATAGGATTGCGAACGCCACACTCTATGTTACGATAGAGCCATGCCCGATGTGTGCAGGGGCCATGGTGCTCGCCCGTATAGACAGGTTGGTATTCGGAGCGAGGGATGCAAAATCAGGGGCATGTGCAAGCCTTTACAATATTGTTCAGGATAAAAGGCTCAATCACCGGATCGAGGTCATCGAGGGCATACTGGAAGGGCGATGCAGGGAGATGATCCAGGGCTTTTTCAGGGCAAGGCGCAAGGGTTTTTGTCACAACGGAGAGGTACCGAAGCGGTTGTAACGGGGGCGACTCGAAATCGTCTGTCCGCGTGAGCGGACCGTGGGTTCGAATCCCACCCTCTCCGCCAAGTTTGCAAGCGGCTTTAAAAACAGCGCAGCACTTTTTAAGCCTTTTAACTGTTTTAAAATTATTCCTTAAAGACGCCCTTATGAAACCTTTTTGCGGCGTTTATCAGGCCTTCCGCCCAGCCTTTTTGCCAGAGGGCGTGGACGTGTGTATATGTGCCAAAGCAATTTTTGTAACATATACCGTCCGATGCGCCATCAAAGCCATATCCCCGAATGACCTTGCATGTGAATGCGCCGGATGTGCCTGGGTCAGCAATGACCGGTTTTGAATAATGAAATTCATGGCCCTTGATGACCTCAGTCCGCTTATAAAACGGGTTTTCACGCATGACCTCAATCGTGCTGTAGCCATGTCCTACAGGCCGTTCATGCACCACAAAATCCCAGCCAAAGACACCTGCCATCGGGTATCTTTCCCCCTTCCAGACAATCGCGGCTCCCAGATACATGAGCCCTCCACACTCTGCATAGACAGGGAGGCCCTGTTCAATCCGCCTTTTAAGCTCAGAGAGCATCTCCTTGTTGGCGGAAAGCGCCCTGGCCTGGGTCTCAGGAAATCCGCCGCCTATGTAGAGGGCGTCAATCTCCGGAATGGATTTGTCGTTTATGGCGTTTAAGAACACAAGTTCCACGCCAGCGCACTCGATGGCCTCAAGATTCTCCGGGTAATAGAACTGAAACGCCGCATCACGAAATACCCCTATTCTGAGCCCTTGAGACCTAGTCTTCCTGAAGAGTGGGGCATCCAGGCCTTCTACGTCACACCCGGCCATGTCCCCTGCATCACGAGCCGCCTCCATGAGACCTTGGGTGTCAACATGATCTTTTACAAGTTGCCCAAGCCCATCAAGGGCCTGCTCCGCCTCAGGGTATTCCTCGCAAGGCGTCACACCAAGATGCCGCATAGGAAGCGGGTCTTTTTTCAGGCGAGGAAGAGCCCCAAAGACCTTGACCCCAGCCTCCTCTTCTACGGCCCGCCTGAGCACTATTTCATGACGCCTCTGGGCCACCTGATTGAGAACTACGCCAGCCAGATTCAACTTGGGCTCAAACACTTTACAACCGAGACAGACCGCGGCCGCAGTCCTGGTCATCTTGGCGCAGTCAAGTGTGAGAATGGCCGGGGCGCTGAGCGCCATGGCAAGCCCAGCGGTGCTCGCTGAACTCTGTGAGTCAGAGCCATCGAAGAGGCCGCGGTTGCCTTCTATGAGCCCAATATCAGCGCCACACACCCTGGTCAAGAAAGACCTTTTGATTACATCATGGGACATGAGAAAGGGATCAAGATTATAACAATTGCTTCCGTTTGCAAGGGCCATCCACCCAGCGTCTATATAGTCAGGCCCTTTCTTAAATGCTGCAATCTTAAACCCCTGCTCACGCCAAAGGCGGATAAGGCCGAGTGTCAAGACTGTCTTTCCCGATCCGCCCCTTATAGCCGAGATCACAAGGCGTGGTGGACAAGATTTTGACATGAGAAAATCCCTTCGATCAAATTTATATCATTTTGTATAACCCATAGCCCGCTGATGCGCCATGCCTCGTTTCCATAGGATATCCCCGCCACGACCCCTCCTCCTGAATCGGAGAGAATCGCTCAAGATCCCATCTAGCCCTCGAATGGTCGCCAGCCATAGGCTCCGCTTTATTTGCTTGTCCATTTGATTTTTTTTGTTAAAGTCTCGATAATAAAAATTATTGAGCGGCAGGTATGGATTTTTATTTGAAAATACAGGGGGAAGGACTATGAGGGCTCTTGTAGTGGACGATTCTCAGTCCATGAGGAACATAGTCAAGTCTGGGCTGAAGAAGATGAACCTGTTTGATGAGATCGTCGAGGCTGAAAACGGGCTTCGCGCCCTGGAGAAACTCGAAAACGAAGGCCCCTTCGACCTTGTCCTCCTCGACTGGTACATGCCTGAAATGGAAGGTTTTGACTGCCTTTTGAACATCCGCAAAAGAGAGGAGTGGAACGATACAAAGGTCATGATGGTTACCACTGAAAACCAACAGGAGAACATCATCCGAGCGGTTATGGCCGGGGCCAACGAGTACCTCATGAAGCCCTTCAACGCCGACATGCTGGAGGAAAAGGTTAGGATGGTGCTCGGTCTATGATGATCAAGGTCCTGGTTGTAGACGACTCACTGGTCTTCCGAAAGATATTGACCGAGGCCCTTGACAAGGATCCAGGCATCAGGATAGTTGGGGCCGCTGCAAACGGCAAGGAGGCCTTGCAGCTGATAAGGACTCTAAGGCCGCATCTTGTAGTGCTCGACGTCGAGATGCCTGAGATGGACGGCCTTCAGACCCTGGATGAGATACGCCGTCAGAGGCTCAACGTGGGCGTAATAATGTTTTCAAGCCTTACCATCGAGGGCGCGACAACCACACTTGAGGCCCTGGCAAAGGGTGCGTTTGATTTCGTGCCCAAACCTACGGGCACAGGGGCGTTTTCAGAGAGCGTAAAGCGCATAAAGGGTGAACTTATACCAAGGATCAGGGCCTATGCCGAATCCAAGATCAACAGGGTAATACAGAGAGGCCCGATATCATCTCCTCCAACGGCGCCCGTCCCTAAAACACAGAGGCCTACAAGACAGCCGGACCACACCCAGATCCCGCCCAAACCGGCGCCAGGGCATTTAAAAGAAACCAGACCTTGCACCACCTCGGCCGCACTGGTCCTGAGACGGCTCTTCAGCCCCGAGGCCGTAGCGATCGGCGTCTCGACAGGCGGGCCGAACGCGTTGAACGACGTCATTCCGAGACTCCCGGGCAATTTCGGTCTGCCGATATTCCTTGTGCAGCACATGCCGCCTGTCTTTACAACCCAACTTGCCAAGAGGCTTAATGACAGATCGACCCTTAAGGTGGTCGAGGCGCAAGACGGTATGCTGGTCGAACCTGCAACGGTCTATGTAGCGCCAGGCGATTTCCATATGGAGGTGGACGGTGAAAAAAACAATAGGATAATAAGACTTAACCAGGATCCGCCAGTCAATAGCTGCAGGCCGGCGGTCGATGTGCTGTTTCAATCTATAGCACGGGTCTATGGGGGCAGGGCCATCGCAGTAGTCATGACCGGCATGGGCCAGGACGGCTTCGCTGGCTGCCGGGAGTTGAAGGACAAAGGGGCCGTGATCATCGCCCAGGACAAAGAAACCTGCATAGTCTGGGGGATGCCAAGGTTCGTAGCCGAGGCTGGACTTGCGGACAGGATAGCCCCGCTGGACAAGATAGCGGAATACATACTTGAATTTTCTATGAGAGGGGGCAGGAGATGATCACCCCCGAACAATTCCGCTTCTTTGCAGACCTAGTAAGATCGGCAAGCGGCATCAGCTTGACAATGGGCAAGGAATACCTAGTCGAGAGCAGACTGAATGAACTCTCAAAACTCTTGAATCTACGCGATATCGACGAACTTTACCATAAGGCCGTGCGCCAGATGACGCCTCAACTCAAAAATCAGATAATTGAGGCCATGACCACCAATGAGACATATTTTTTCAGGGATCAGCACCCCTTTGATGCGCTCAAGACCAAGGTCATACCTGAACTCCTTGCAGGAAAGGGTGCCGATGCCAAACTTAAATTCTGGAGCGCTGCCTGCTCAACAGGCCAGGAGCCTTACAGCATAGCGATGATCATAGCCGAACACTTTAGACACCTTGCAAACGGCAAGGTTGAAATCCTGGCAACCGATATCTCAAAACAGGCCATCGAAAAAGGGGCGGCCGGGAGATTCACCCAGGTTGAGGCCAACAGGGGCCTACCCATTACCATGCTCATCAAGTATTTCAGGCAACAGGGGGCGTTTTGGGTGATAAACGATGACATCAAAAATATGGTATATTTTAAAATATTGAATCTTATAGATCCCTTTACAGGGGTCAACGGTTTCGATGTGATCTTCTGCCGCTATGTCCTTATATATTTTGATCAAGAGACAAAACAGCAGATAATTCAAAAACTGGAGAAGGCTTTGAACCCGGGCGGATACCTCTTCTTCGGGGCCACAGAGACGCCGACAGGCCTTTCTCCGGCTATGGAGAGGCTGACCATAGGAAAGACCACCTGTTGGCGTAAAAAGAGACATTGAATGATGGATGAAAGGGTTTTAATTAAACATTTAATTAATATCAAACATTAAAATCAACCATTAGGGGGTAAGAATCATGCCGGACATCTTGAAGACCTCAACCATCAAGACGAAACTTCTCATACTCATTACTGTCATCGGGCTTTTTTCCGTCGTCTGCGGCGTAATCTATATGAATTATACCAAAAGCCACCTGACAGACATGACGATCAAGAACCAAATCCACAACCTGCGCGCCGAGGTCGACGCCTCTTTAGCAAAAAAGGGCGATTTCGGGCTCTCGGTCATTATAGGCATTGCTGAAAACGGCACGATCTCAAAGGCCCTGAAGGAAAACGACAGAGACCTTGCGATTGCGCGTCTTGACGGCATGATCGATGCCTACAAACAAAACGGCAAGAATATAAAGATACATATCCATACGGCGGACCTGAAGTCCTTTGTGCGGAGCTGGGCTCAGGATAAATTCGGAGATGACATCTCGTTTCGTGATTCACTCAGGAAGGTAAAGGAAGAGAAAAAGGCCATGAGTTTTATCGAGGTGGGCCGCGACGGGCTTGCCATCAGGGCCATCTCGCCGATAATCAGGGATGGGCAGTATCTGGGGTCGGTGGAGCTTCTCGATGGCACTGGGGAGATTAGCCGCAAGTTTGCAAAGGAACAAAAGAAATACATCACGCTCTTGAATAAAGATGTCATCAATACGGCCACGCTCATAAGCGGGCACACCGATGTTGGGGATGGGTTTTATGTAGCCAACGACAAGTGGTTCGACAAAGATATTATAGATTTCGCCAGAGGTCTCGATTATCCTAAACTCCTGAAGGACGGCTATCTCCTGACCGACAAATATTTCATAACATTCAGTCCGCTCAAGGACTTCAAGGGACAGGAGATTGGGATAAATCTGGTCGGAGAAGATGCATCCGTGTTGAAGGAAAAGATCGGGGGCA of Dissulfurimicrobium hydrothermale contains these proteins:
- the mtnA gene encoding S-methyl-5-thioribose-1-phosphate isomerase; translation: MRHGSIDPIDLLKEGGSSITPLRWECGVLYLLDQRLLPHNERWLAITGASGAASAIKDMVVRGAPAIGIAAAFGLALEARRLETRSQAEFLNFWLKAANIMLTARPTAVNLKWAVKRLKDLVLADPAGHPSGIAEAVEREAMAIWAEDIEANLAMGRFGAALLPDKCCVLTHCNAGALATGGYGTALGVIRAATKAGKDIKVIADETRPWLQGTRLTAWELIRDGISVTLIVDSAAGLLMHRGLIDAVIVGADRIAANGDTANKIGTYTLSELARANGVPFYVAAPCSTIDPETPSGNAIPIEERDGGEVLNLGQRYIATQGAEAWNPVFDVTPSSLISAIITERGVLFPPYGPAIKACLSDDFKDAPTI
- a CDS encoding protein-glutamate methylesterase/protein-glutamine glutaminase, encoding MMIKVLVVDDSLVFRKILTEALDKDPGIRIVGAAANGKEALQLIRTLRPHLVVLDVEMPEMDGLQTLDEIRRQRLNVGVIMFSSLTIEGATTTLEALAKGAFDFVPKPTGTGAFSESVKRIKGELIPRIRAYAESKINRVIQRGPISSPPTAPVPKTQRPTRQPDHTQIPPKPAPGHLKETRPCTTSAALVLRRLFSPEAVAIGVSTGGPNALNDVIPRLPGNFGLPIFLVQHMPPVFTTQLAKRLNDRSTLKVVEAQDGMLVEPATVYVAPGDFHMEVDGEKNNRIIRLNQDPPVNSCRPAVDVLFQSIARVYGGRAIAVVMTGMGQDGFAGCRELKDKGAVIIAQDKETCIVWGMPRFVAEAGLADRIAPLDKIAEYILEFSMRGGRR
- a CDS encoding response regulator, giving the protein MRALVVDDSQSMRNIVKSGLKKMNLFDEIVEAENGLRALEKLENEGPFDLVLLDWYMPEMEGFDCLLNIRKREEWNDTKVMMVTTENQQENIIRAVMAGANEYLMKPFNADMLEEKVRMVLGL
- a CDS encoding CheR family methyltransferase, translated to MITPEQFRFFADLVRSASGISLTMGKEYLVESRLNELSKLLNLRDIDELYHKAVRQMTPQLKNQIIEAMTTNETYFFRDQHPFDALKTKVIPELLAGKGADAKLKFWSAACSTGQEPYSIAMIIAEHFRHLANGKVEILATDISKQAIEKGAAGRFTQVEANRGLPITMLIKYFRQQGAFWVINDDIKNMVYFKILNLIDPFTGVNGFDVIFCRYVLIYFDQETKQQIIQKLEKALNPGGYLFFGATETPTGLSPAMERLTIGKTTCWRKKRH
- the tadA gene encoding tRNA adenosine(34) deaminase TadA encodes the protein MISKTPPQSDPDLKQLDHQAFMELALALAGESAERGEVPIGAILVNGQGEILARARNMVIELCDPTAHAEILALRGGAGKTGNYRIANATLYVTIEPCPMCAGAMVLARIDRLVFGARDAKSGACASLYNIVQDKRLNHRIEVIEGILEGRCREMIQGFFRARRKGFCHNGEVPKRL
- a CDS encoding cobyrinate a,c-diamide synthase encodes the protein MSKSCPPRLVISAIRGGSGKTVLTLGLIRLWREQGFKIAAFKKGPDYIDAGWMALANGSNCYNLDPFLMSHDVIKRSFLTRVCGADIGLIEGNRGLFDGSDSQSSASTAGLAMALSAPAILTLDCAKMTRTAAAVCLGCKVFEPKLNLAGVVLNQVAQRRHEIVLRRAVEEEAGVKVFGALPRLKKDPLPMRHLGVTPCEEYPEAEQALDGLGQLVKDHVDTQGLMEAARDAGDMAGCDVEGLDAPLFRKTRSQGLRIGVFRDAAFQFYYPENLEAIECAGVELVFLNAINDKSIPEIDALYIGGGFPETQARALSANKEMLSELKRRIEQGLPVYAECGGLMYLGAAIVWKGERYPMAGVFGWDFVVHERPVGHGYSTIEVMRENPFYKRTEVIKGHEFHYSKPVIADPGTSGAFTCKVIRGYGFDGASDGICYKNCFGTYTHVHALWQKGWAEGLINAAKRFHKGVFKE